A stretch of the Thiomicrorhabdus xiamenensis genome encodes the following:
- a CDS encoding FMN-binding glutamate synthase family protein, with product MTMEKPGLIESATFSRDVIHEIQRAADTGIYDIRGFGAKRKVPHFDDLLFLGASMSRYPLEGYREKCGTDVTLGTRFAKKPIKLDTVVTIAGMSFGALSANAKEALGRGANIAGTSTTTGDGGMTPEERQNSKTLVYQYLPSRYGMNPDDLRKADAIEVVLGQGAKPGGGGMLLGQKITDRVAQMRTLPKGIDQRSACRHPDWTGPDDLAIKIQELREITDWQVPIYIKVGATRTYYDVKLAVKAGADVIVVDGMQGGTAATQDVFIEHVGIPTMAAIPQAVRALQEMGMHRKVQLIVSGGIRSGADVAKCMALGADAVAIGTAALVALGCNHPKWDEEYQKIGSAAGFYDDYHEGKCPAGISTQDQDLASRLDPVDAGRRLANYLNVLTLEAQTLARACGKSHLHNLEPEDLVALNVEAAAMAGVPLAGTNWIPGKEF from the coding sequence ATGACAATGGAAAAACCAGGATTAATCGAGTCGGCTACATTTAGTCGCGATGTGATTCATGAAATTCAACGTGCAGCGGATACCGGGATTTATGATATCCGCGGTTTCGGTGCCAAGCGTAAAGTGCCGCATTTTGACGACCTGCTTTTCTTAGGTGCGAGTATGTCCCGTTATCCGCTGGAAGGGTATCGCGAAAAATGCGGGACGGACGTGACGCTGGGAACCCGCTTCGCGAAAAAGCCGATCAAACTGGATACGGTAGTCACCATTGCCGGGATGAGTTTCGGTGCACTTTCAGCCAATGCCAAAGAGGCCTTGGGGCGCGGCGCGAACATTGCCGGTACTTCGACCACCACCGGTGACGGCGGGATGACGCCGGAAGAGCGCCAGAACTCGAAAACGCTGGTGTACCAGTATCTGCCTTCGCGTTACGGTATGAACCCGGACGATTTGCGTAAAGCCGATGCCATCGAAGTGGTGTTGGGGCAAGGTGCGAAACCGGGTGGCGGCGGAATGCTTCTGGGACAGAAAATCACCGATCGTGTAGCCCAGATGCGTACCCTGCCGAAGGGAATTGACCAGCGTAGTGCCTGTCGTCACCCTGACTGGACCGGCCCGGATGATCTGGCGATCAAAATTCAGGAACTGCGCGAGATTACCGATTGGCAAGTGCCGATCTATATCAAGGTCGGTGCGACGCGTACCTATTACGATGTCAAACTGGCGGTGAAAGCCGGTGCCGATGTGATCGTCGTGGACGGTATGCAGGGCGGTACGGCGGCGACTCAGGACGTCTTTATCGAACACGTCGGAATTCCGACCATGGCGGCAATTCCGCAGGCGGTTCGCGCGCTGCAGGAGATGGGCATGCACCGCAAGGTTCAGTTGATTGTTTCCGGCGGTATTCGCAGTGGGGCCGATGTCGCTAAATGTATGGCGCTGGGTGCCGATGCGGTAGCGATCGGAACGGCAGCATTGGTGGCGCTGGGCTGTAACCACCCGAAATGGGATGAAGAGTATCAGAAGATCGGTTCGGCCGCCGGGTTCTATGACGATTACCACGAAGGCAAGTGTCCGGCAGGGATCTCCACTCAGGATCAGGATCTGGCATCGCGTTTGGATCCGGTCGATGCAGGTCGTCGTTTGGCCAATTACCTGAATGTGTTGACGCTGGAAGCGCAGACTCTGGCGCGTGCCTGCGGGAAATCGCATCTGCATAATCTGGAGCCGGAAGATCTGGTTGCTTTGAATGTAGAAGCGGCGGCAATGGCAGGTGTGCCTCTGGCCGGAACCAATTGGATTCCGGGTAAGGAGTTCTAA
- a CDS encoding protein glxC — protein MKFDLKTQTVREVNQALHDLPKDKQAEVEINGISGDHNLAVGMDHPVKITLNGHAGYYCAGMNKEAEIIVNGNAGQGVAENMMSGKVHVKGNASQSAAATAHGGLLVVDGDAAARCGISMKGVNIVVKGSVGHMSAFMGQSGCLVVCGDAGEALGDSLYEAHLYVKGKVESLGADCIQKEMRSEHLEELSALLKEAGCDDNPEDFTRYGSGRQLYNFKVDNTSAY, from the coding sequence ATGAAATTTGATTTAAAAACACAAACGGTCCGTGAGGTGAATCAGGCTTTGCACGATTTGCCTAAGGATAAGCAGGCGGAAGTCGAGATTAACGGTATCAGCGGTGACCACAACCTTGCGGTCGGGATGGATCATCCGGTCAAGATCACTCTGAACGGTCATGCCGGTTATTACTGCGCAGGAATGAATAAAGAAGCGGAAATCATTGTCAACGGCAATGCCGGTCAAGGGGTGGCTGAAAACATGATGTCCGGCAAGGTACATGTCAAAGGTAATGCCAGCCAGTCGGCGGCAGCCACGGCGCACGGCGGATTGCTGGTCGTGGACGGCGATGCGGCGGCGCGCTGCGGTATCTCGATGAAAGGCGTCAATATCGTCGTTAAAGGTTCGGTCGGTCACATGAGTGCGTTTATGGGCCAGTCGGGTTGTCTGGTCGTTTGCGGCGATGCCGGTGAAGCCCTGGGCGACTCTCTGTATGAAGCTCACCTGTATGTCAAAGGCAAGGTGGAATCTCTGGGCGCGGACTGTATCCAGAAAGAGATGCGTTCGGAGCACCTTGAAGAGTTGTCCGCTTTGCTCAAAGAAGCGGGCTGTGACGATAACCCTGAAGACTTTACCCGTTACGGTTCCGGAAGACAGCTGTACAACTTTAAAGTCGACAATACTTCTGCTTACTAA
- a CDS encoding class II glutamine amidotransferase yields MCGIVGLYLKNSALESQLGKLFEPMLIAMTGRGPDSAGFAIYGDEVSEDMIKLTLQHEDEHYPWHILAEKLEEEFKTDVSVMHNANAAVLKLKADETSVRETIAEFDPSIRIMSVGRSIEILKEVGLPEQIAERFTLSGMKGSHIVGHTRMATESGVTMEGSHPFSTGMDLCLVHNGSLSNHNRLREELQKEGIQFETENDSEVAAGYLTWRLRQGASVQEALEGAIEDLDGFFTFTVGTKDGFAVVRDPIACKPAVMAETEDYVAMASEYHALSTLPGIENAKLWEPDPGKVYFWGKG; encoded by the coding sequence ATGTGTGGAATTGTAGGGTTGTATTTAAAAAATAGCGCACTGGAGAGCCAGCTCGGGAAACTGTTCGAGCCGATGCTGATCGCTATGACCGGACGCGGTCCGGACAGTGCCGGCTTTGCTATTTACGGCGATGAAGTTTCCGAGGACATGATCAAGCTGACGCTTCAGCATGAAGATGAGCATTATCCCTGGCATATTCTGGCCGAGAAGCTGGAAGAGGAGTTCAAGACGGATGTTTCAGTCATGCATAACGCCAATGCCGCGGTACTGAAACTCAAAGCGGATGAGACATCGGTTCGTGAAACCATCGCGGAGTTTGATCCGAGCATTCGCATTATGAGCGTCGGGCGTTCTATCGAAATCCTTAAAGAAGTCGGTTTGCCCGAACAGATCGCCGAGCGTTTTACGCTGTCCGGCATGAAAGGTTCGCATATTGTCGGTCACACCCGTATGGCGACCGAAAGTGGCGTCACCATGGAAGGGTCGCACCCATTCTCGACCGGAATGGATCTGTGTCTGGTGCATAACGGTTCGCTTTCTAACCATAACCGTTTGCGTGAAGAACTTCAGAAAGAAGGGATTCAGTTCGAAACGGAAAACGATTCCGAAGTGGCGGCCGGTTACCTGACCTGGCGTCTGCGTCAGGGGGCAAGCGTTCAGGAAGCGCTGGAAGGCGCGATTGAAGATCTTGACGGCTTTTTTACTTTTACGGTGGGAACCAAAGACGGCTTTGCAGTCGTGCGCGATCCGATTGCCTGTAAGCCTGCGGTTATGGCGGAGACAGAGGATTATGTCGCTATGGCCTCGGAATACCACGCACTGTCGACCCTGCCGGGCATCGAAAATGCCAAGTTGTGGGAACCGGATCCGGGAAAAGTTTATTTCTGGGGTAAAGGTTAA
- the glnT gene encoding type III glutamate--ammonia ligase, with translation MTIEEAKKFLEENQIKFILAQFVDIHGVAKTKSVPASCLESIVEDGAGFAGFAVWGMGMEPHDADYMAKADLSTLSIIPWQPGYARVACTGYVNEAPYEYDTRHIMLKQIERLSEKGWTLNTGIEPEFSLLRRNEKGHLVPHDESDILDKPCYDYKGLSRSRAFLEKFVDSLQQVGFDVYQIDHEDANGQFEINYTYSDAKTSADRITFVRMAGSEIANEMGMICSFMPKPNANRTGNGFHFHLSITDDAGNNLFKDESDSNNLGLSELAYHFLGGLMHHAKALCAFAAPTVNSYKRLVVGRSLSGATWAPAFISYGDNNRSAMIRIPYGRLEFRLPDTGSNPYLVTAAIIAAGLDGVANKLDPGEPHNINHYGLSLEEIKARGIDTLPQSLSEALDELEKDPLFEEQFGSNFLKEFIDIKRMEWVEYQRHVSDWELNRYAEYF, from the coding sequence ATGACGATAGAAGAAGCTAAGAAATTTCTCGAAGAAAACCAGATCAAATTCATTCTGGCGCAGTTTGTCGATATTCACGGGGTCGCAAAGACCAAGTCGGTACCCGCAAGCTGTCTGGAATCCATTGTTGAAGACGGTGCCGGATTTGCCGGGTTTGCCGTCTGGGGCATGGGGATGGAACCGCATGATGCGGATTATATGGCCAAAGCCGATTTGAGTACTTTAAGCATTATTCCCTGGCAACCCGGTTATGCCCGCGTCGCTTGTACCGGCTATGTCAATGAAGCGCCTTACGAATACGACACCCGTCATATCATGCTGAAACAGATCGAGCGCTTATCCGAGAAAGGCTGGACGCTCAATACCGGGATCGAACCGGAGTTCAGTCTGCTGCGTCGCAATGAAAAAGGCCATCTGGTTCCGCATGATGAGAGCGATATTCTGGACAAGCCATGTTACGACTACAAAGGGCTATCGCGCTCCAGAGCGTTTTTGGAAAAGTTTGTCGATTCTCTACAGCAGGTTGGCTTTGATGTCTATCAGATCGACCATGAAGATGCCAACGGTCAGTTTGAAATCAACTATACCTATTCGGATGCCAAGACTTCGGCAGATCGCATTACGTTCGTGCGCATGGCCGGAAGCGAGATTGCCAACGAGATGGGCATGATCTGTTCGTTTATGCCGAAGCCGAACGCCAACCGTACCGGAAACGGCTTTCACTTCCATTTGTCGATTACCGATGATGCCGGAAATAACCTGTTCAAAGACGAGTCCGATAGCAACAATCTGGGATTGTCGGAGTTGGCCTATCACTTCCTCGGCGGCCTGATGCATCATGCCAAAGCCTTGTGCGCCTTTGCTGCGCCGACCGTGAATTCTTACAAGCGTCTGGTGGTCGGACGCTCTCTGTCCGGAGCCACCTGGGCGCCGGCATTTATCAGTTATGGAGATAACAACCGCTCGGCGATGATCCGCATTCCTTATGGACGTTTGGAATTCCGTCTGCCCGATACTGGTTCGAACCCTTATCTGGTGACGGCTGCGATTATCGCCGCCGGTCTGGATGGTGTCGCCAACAAGCTGGATCCGGGCGAGCCGCACAATATCAACCATTACGGTCTGTCGCTTGAAGAGATCAAGGCGCGAGGCATTGATACCTTGCCGCAGTCTCTGTCCGAAGCTTTGGACGAATTGGAAAAAGATCCGCTGTTTGAAGAGCAGTTTGGCAGTAATTTTTTGAAAGAGTTTATCGATATCAAACGCATGGAGTGGGTCGAGTACCAGCGTCACGTGTCTGATTGGGAGTTAAACCGATATGCAGAGTATTTTTAA
- a CDS encoding 2Fe-2S iron-sulfur cluster-binding protein, whose protein sequence is MKLRLAPQPLEWIDRKTSVSFTFEGQTVSGFKGDVISSALWAQGSKVVGRSFKYHRRRGLLSFANHDINALLQADDRPNVRADVVPAEDGMSLTAVNTFGSLASDKGALVEWIGKFLPVGFYYRAFYSPKFLFPKWERLIREMAGLGKVDTDWSEERKPKRYLHCDVVVIGAGPSGMAAAIAAAKQGVDVCLVDENPYIGGSLDYQYVNDDSQQLNRKYLKETVESMPNIQVITSSYAAGYYGDHWLGINTPDGLIKLSAQAVVVASGVFEQPAVFRNNDLPGVMNASAAQRLMARYAVAPCKEAVILTSNPEGYRAALDLHKNGLVVKAILDTGKTVGEWVSQVKSAGIPVFENAVIVEATGRKQLQGVTFEVSGVQHHLPCDGLLMSVGWAPAGAPLYQAGAKFSYNYTVEQLLPVELPEGVFACGRINGVFEIEDRIKDGEQAGTAAAQTVLGKVAIAPVDYTAKSAHSNPYPIWPHPKGKEFVDFDEDIQVKDLKGAIAQGFDNIELMKRFSTIGMGPSQGKHSNMNGIRILAKMTGKTIDQTGSTTARPMFHPTPVSHLAGMRFRPERLTPMHSFHQQRNACFMEAGSWLRPEYYPTAETREASIAAEVSAVRNSVGLIDVSTLGKLEVFGRDAGELMDRLYTMRMSNMNVGASRYALMVDETGVVIDDGVAVRYSEEHFYVTTTTSTSDSAYRLIQKKVIEWGLKVTVLNRTGQIGAMNLAGPNSRKILSQLTDLDLSNEGFPYLAMRRAQVCGVEATLIRVGFVGELGYEIHTDSQSALKIWESIMEIGSDYGIQPFGVEAQRLLRLEKGHIIVGQDTDGLTNPFEANMPWSVHLKKPYFLGKPSLVKLKTLQSRTLVGFELLSQSKKDMPLESNLLIENGEMIGRVTSIGRSATLNKVIGLAMVETAFSEENQVLKIKLTDGRFVDAKVIKTPFYDPQGLLQKPDESKEGEAA, encoded by the coding sequence ATGAAGCTTAGACTTGCACCGCAGCCATTGGAATGGATCGATCGAAAAACCAGCGTTTCGTTCACGTTTGAAGGTCAAACGGTTTCCGGCTTTAAGGGAGATGTCATCAGCAGTGCGCTTTGGGCTCAAGGGAGCAAGGTCGTCGGTCGCAGTTTTAAATATCACCGTCGCCGTGGGCTGTTGAGTTTTGCGAATCACGACATCAATGCGCTGTTGCAGGCGGATGATCGTCCGAATGTCCGTGCCGATGTTGTTCCGGCTGAAGATGGTATGTCGCTGACCGCGGTCAATACCTTCGGCTCTCTGGCAAGTGACAAAGGTGCGCTGGTCGAGTGGATCGGCAAATTCCTGCCGGTCGGATTTTATTACCGGGCATTTTATTCGCCGAAGTTTCTGTTCCCGAAATGGGAGCGACTGATTAGGGAGATGGCCGGTCTGGGCAAAGTGGATACCGATTGGAGCGAAGAGCGTAAACCCAAACGTTACCTGCATTGCGATGTGGTGGTCATCGGTGCCGGTCCTTCGGGTATGGCGGCGGCGATCGCGGCAGCCAAACAGGGCGTGGATGTCTGCCTGGTTGACGAGAACCCCTATATAGGCGGTTCACTGGATTATCAGTATGTGAATGACGACAGCCAGCAACTCAATCGTAAGTATTTGAAAGAAACCGTTGAGTCCATGCCGAATATTCAGGTTATTACGTCGTCCTATGCAGCCGGCTATTACGGCGACCACTGGTTGGGGATCAATACGCCGGACGGACTGATTAAGCTATCGGCACAAGCGGTTGTCGTCGCCAGCGGTGTGTTCGAGCAGCCAGCGGTGTTTCGTAATAACGACCTTCCGGGGGTGATGAACGCTTCGGCGGCGCAACGTTTAATGGCGCGTTATGCGGTGGCGCCCTGTAAAGAGGCGGTCATTCTGACGAGCAATCCAGAGGGGTATCGTGCCGCATTGGATCTGCATAAAAACGGCCTGGTTGTGAAAGCGATTCTGGATACCGGGAAAACCGTCGGCGAATGGGTTTCTCAGGTTAAGAGTGCAGGAATCCCGGTGTTTGAGAATGCCGTGATTGTTGAAGCGACAGGGCGCAAGCAGCTGCAAGGCGTCACTTTCGAAGTCAGTGGTGTGCAACATCATCTGCCGTGTGACGGTTTGCTGATGAGTGTCGGTTGGGCACCTGCCGGAGCGCCGCTTTATCAGGCGGGAGCCAAGTTCAGCTACAACTATACGGTTGAGCAGCTGCTTCCGGTTGAATTGCCAGAGGGCGTTTTTGCCTGCGGACGCATTAACGGGGTGTTCGAGATTGAGGATCGCATCAAAGACGGTGAACAGGCGGGAACCGCGGCCGCGCAGACGGTGTTGGGCAAGGTGGCGATTGCGCCTGTTGACTATACCGCCAAGTCGGCGCACTCCAACCCTTATCCGATCTGGCCGCATCCGAAAGGCAAAGAGTTTGTCGACTTCGATGAGGATATTCAGGTCAAGGATCTGAAAGGTGCCATCGCGCAGGGGTTTGACAATATTGAACTGATGAAGCGTTTCTCGACCATCGGCATGGGGCCGAGTCAGGGCAAACACAGCAATATGAACGGAATCCGTATTCTGGCGAAAATGACCGGAAAAACCATTGATCAAACCGGTTCAACTACCGCCAGACCGATGTTCCATCCGACGCCGGTATCGCATCTGGCGGGAATGCGTTTTCGTCCGGAGCGTTTGACGCCGATGCACTCTTTTCATCAGCAGCGCAATGCCTGTTTCATGGAAGCCGGAAGCTGGCTGCGACCGGAATATTATCCGACGGCAGAGACGCGGGAAGCTTCGATTGCCGCGGAAGTGTCGGCAGTAAGAAATTCCGTCGGGCTGATCGATGTGTCTACGCTCGGCAAGCTCGAAGTCTTCGGCCGCGATGCCGGCGAGTTGATGGATCGCCTGTATACCATGCGCATGTCGAATATGAATGTCGGCGCCAGTCGCTATGCATTGATGGTCGACGAGACCGGTGTGGTGATCGACGACGGTGTTGCGGTGCGCTATTCCGAGGAACATTTCTATGTCACTACCACGACGTCCACTTCCGATTCGGCCTATCGCCTGATCCAGAAGAAGGTTATCGAGTGGGGCTTGAAAGTGACCGTGCTCAATCGTACCGGGCAAATCGGCGCCATGAACCTTGCCGGGCCGAACAGTCGCAAAATTCTGTCTCAGCTGACGGACCTGGATTTATCGAACGAAGGCTTTCCGTATCTGGCGATGCGTCGTGCGCAGGTGTGCGGCGTTGAGGCGACCTTGATCCGTGTCGGGTTTGTCGGCGAGTTGGGTTATGAAATTCATACCGATTCGCAGTCGGCACTGAAAATCTGGGAGTCGATTATGGAGATCGGCAGCGATTACGGTATCCAGCCGTTCGGCGTGGAAGCGCAACGTCTGCTGCGTCTGGAGAAGGGGCACATTATTGTCGGACAGGATACCGACGGTCTGACCAATCCGTTCGAAGCGAATATGCCGTGGTCGGTTCATCTCAAAAAACCGTATTTCCTCGGCAAGCCCAGCCTGGTGAAGCTGAAAACCCTGCAGAGCCGGACTCTGGTCGGTTTTGAACTGCTTTCACAATCGAAAAAGGATATGCCGCTTGAATCGAATCTGCTGATAGAAAACGGCGAAATGATCGGTCGAGTCACTAGTATCGGCCGCAGTGCAACCCTGAACAAGGTCATCGGTCTAGCAATGGTCGAGACGGCCTTCTCGGAAGAGAATCAGGTGTTGAAGATTAAATTGACCGACGGTCGTTTTGTTGATGCCAAGGTCATCAAGACCCCGTTTTACGATCCGCAGGGATTGCTGCAGAAGCCGGATGAATCGAAGGAAGGAGAGGCTGCATGA
- a CDS encoding sarcosine oxidase subunit delta gives MKFVTCPSLGRRALSEFTYGGRLEKEPDQESVSEKAWTDYVFYRNGAPQTLKEWWYHRPTGIWFLFERNTLTDRITRVEFANRGIENEA, from the coding sequence ATGAAATTTGTTACTTGTCCGAGTTTGGGGCGCCGAGCGCTGAGCGAGTTCACTTACGGCGGCCGACTGGAAAAAGAGCCGGATCAGGAAAGCGTTTCGGAAAAGGCGTGGACGGATTATGTTTTTTACCGCAATGGCGCGCCGCAAACTTTGAAAGAGTGGTGGTATCACCGTCCGACGGGCATCTGGTTTTTGTTTGAGCGTAACACTTTGACCGACCGCATTACCCGGGTCGAATTTGCCAATAGAGGGATCGAAAATGAAGCTTAG